A region of the Phycisphaerae bacterium genome:
AACTGCCCGTTCGCACCATTCCGGGCACAAGTACTCCCGCGTCGTTGAAACAAGCCCGCACAGCGTCAAGCGCCCCCATGCCGGCGGCGCAGAAGAGATCGGGCTTGTGCCCCATCAGGACAAGCGTCTTGGCAAAAGCGAGCGCATGACACGTAATCGCCCAGGAAAGTGCCGTATGCCCGGATTCCCCGTATTTTGCGTCGGGGTCCCCCCCGGCGGCAAGCAGGAGCACGGCCAATTGCGGAACGTTGCTCCAGGCGGCCGCGTGAAACGGCGTCTTACCGTCGGGTCCCCGGGCGTTGGCCAATTCCGAACGCCGGTCGAGGATCTCGGCGACCGTCTCGATGTCACCGGATTCGGCGGCGGCGAGGAGCCGCACGAGATCGGAATCATCCGGCCTGATGACCGCCGCCGCACTGTCTTCCCGGCCGCGACTTTGTTCGACATGCGCCTTGAGCTTTCGCCAACTCGGAAACCCGTAGTCGCGCGCGACCGCGAGCTGAGCCTCACTCAGCTGCGCCTCCGGCTTGCTGGCTCGCAGTTCATCCAGTTGGTCCTTGGCCCGTTTTTTCAACCATTCAAGATTGGGATGCGGCGGCAGCGGCTTCGACATGAGAGACCTTCCTTCCGATCGCCCGGCGTCCGCGTTTCACAGGCAGAAAGAAGGTTATGTCGGAGAAACACGCAGGCGGGTTCAACCCTTTTCGCGGACCGATGGCCGCCTGAGGAGGCCATCCGGATTGTACCAGACGGCGATTCAATAGAACAAGCCGGCGTGAGCAGGCTCGCCCTGCCCGCCAGGGCAATCGCATGTTCAAGAAGCCAGCAAATGGAGCAGGTAGTCGTTGTCCCAGCCGGCCACGAGTCGTTTGGTTTTGATGCCTACTTTCTTGGTGGTGTCCTGCTGGAGGCGGTTCAGGGCAATGCGGCGGAGTCGCGAGAAGTTTTCGGCCCCGTGTCCCTTGCGAATGCGTGAATCATCCTCGGAAAAGCTCACATCCAGGCTCCAATGCAACTGATTTTCGATTCCCCAGTGTCCGCGGATCGCCGCGGCCGACTGGGCTGCAGTGGCCTTGGCGCGGCTGCTGATGTAGTAGCGTCGCTCAGTGCTGACCTTGCCCAGGGTCTCGCGCCGGGCCTCGACGGCCACCAGCAAGCCAAGGCCCGGCCAGTCCTTCCGCAATTCTCCAAGCCACTGGACTTCGTGGGTACACCAGACGCGGCGCGTCTCGATCCGCCCATGGCCGCCGTCCGTTTCTTCGTGGTAGTCGTGGGCCATGCCGTTGAAGGCGTCGAGAATCGCCTCGTCGAGCAGGCCTCGAACTTTCTGGTGCAACTGCGGCTGGTTCTCCTTGACGGCCAACATGTAATCGCCGCCGCCCTGAATGATCTGGCCGGCGATGTTCTTCTGACAACCCATGGCGTCGATGGTCACCGTGGCCCCGCGCAGGTCCAATAGTTCCAGCAGCTTCGGAATCGCCCTGATTTCATTGCTCTTGTCTTCGACGGCCAGTTGCCCGAAGACCAGGCGGTTGGCCGATAC
Encoded here:
- a CDS encoding ankyrin repeat domain-containing protein, translating into MSKPLPPHPNLEWLKKRAKDQLDELRASKPEAQLSEAQLAVARDYGFPSWRKLKAHVEQSRGREDSAAAVIRPDDSDLVRLLAAAESGDIETVAEILDRRSELANARGPDGKTPFHAAAWSNVPQLAVLLLAAGGDPDAKYGESGHTALSWAITCHALAFAKTLVLMGHKPDLFCAAGMGALDAVRACFNDAGVLVPGMVRTGS
- a CDS encoding ISAs1 family transposase, giving the protein MEAQAERSGCAPGANGICVHFRDLPDPRGVNALHPLSDMIVIAICAVICGADGWVQVEQFAEAKRKFFASFLELPHGIPSHDTFGRVFARLNPEAFERCFTAWTAALAQAGGKLISIDGKAIRRSFMHAWDKSTMAHLVSAFVSANRLVFGQLAVEDKSNEIRAIPKLLELLDLRGATVTIDAMGCQKNIAGQIIQGGGDYMLAVKENQPQLHQKVRGLLDEAILDAFNGMAHDYHEETDGGHGRIETRRVWCTHEVQWLGELRKDWPGLGLLVAVEARRETLGKVSTERRYYISSRAKATAAQSAAAIRGHWGIENQLHWSLDVSFSEDDSRIRKGHGAENFSRLRRIALNRLQQDTTKKVGIKTKRLVAGWDNDYLLHLLAS